A window from Drosophila miranda strain MSH22 chromosome Y unlocalized genomic scaffold, D.miranda_PacBio2.1 Contig_Y2_pilon, whole genome shotgun sequence encodes these proteins:
- the LOC108159773 gene encoding LOW QUALITY PROTEIN: uncharacterized protein LOC108159773 (The sequence of the model RefSeq protein was modified relative to this genomic sequence to represent the inferred CDS: inserted 1 base in 1 codon), giving the protein MAIAVRLVEALTLVTILGLIICLSLTVILAERXISLIMTFLEPAANIAQFGLHVIEKILVYGLLSILRFVNTVAKTLRITGLA; this is encoded by the exons ATGGCCATTGCAGTGCGACTAGTGGAAGCTCTGACCCTGGTCACCATACTGGGGCTTATTATCTGTCTGAGCCTGACCGTGATCCTCGCCGAGC TCATCAGTTTGATCATGACGTTTCTTGAG CCAGCTGCGAATATAGCACAGTTTGGGCTGCATGTTATTGAGAAAATTCTGGTGTATGGCCTGCTCAGCATATTGCGTTTTGTCAATACGGTGGCCAAAACTCTGCGTATTACTGGTCTGGCCTGA
- the LOC117192964 gene encoding trypsin-1-like — protein sequence MKSSSFSARLRYICLLLLVVVALGDVGFATPRLRSSAEPAKILESLSNIRQNSFLDWITSILGPEYSDSSVPAKRECAACACGNINTRHRIVGGQETEVHEYPWMAMLMWFGSFYCGASLVNDQYAVTAAHCVNGFYHRLITVRLLEHNRMDSNVKIVDRRVARVFIHPGYSTRTFDSDIALIRFSEPVHLGIDMHPVCLPTPSENYAGQTAVVTGWGALSEGGPVSDTLQEVEVPILTQQECRDSNYGDKITDNMICAGLVDQGGKDSCQGDSGGPMHVLGAGQAYQLAGVVSWGEGCVKPNSPGVYTRVSNFNEWIEKNTRDACACSQAEEPAEPVSSTSTSEQPVAESESTSAGGQVTEGPEVEEANKLI from the coding sequence TTGAGGTACATttgtctgctgctcctcgTTGTGGTGGCTCTGGGCGATGTGGGTTTTGCCACGCCCCGTCTGCGTAGCTCCGCAGAGCCAGCCAAGATTCTGGAGTCGCTGAGCAATATCAGACAGAACAGCTTCCTCGACTGGATCACTTCGATCCTGGGGCCGGAGTACTCCGACTCCAGTGTCCCGGCCAAGAGGGAGTGCGCGGCCTGCGCCTGCGGTAACATCAACACGCGCCACCGCATCGTCGGGGGCCAGGAGACGGAAGTGCACGAGTATCCCTGGATGGCCATGCTGATGTGGTTCGGCAGCTTCTACTGCGGCGCATCGCTGGTCAACGACCAGTACGCCGTGACCGCGGCGCACTGCGTCAACGGGTTCTACCACCGTCTGATCACGGTCCGCCTGCTGGAGCACAATCGAATGGACAGCAATGTGAAGATCGTGGACAGGCGTGTGGCGCGTGTGTTCATCCATCCCGGCTACAGCACCCGCACCTTCGACAGCGACATTGCCCTGATTCGCTTTAGCGAGCCCGTGCACCTAGGCATCGACATGCATCCCGTCTGCCTGCCCACGCCCAGTGAGAACTATGCCGGTCAAACGGCTGTCGTCACCGGCTGGGGCGCCCTGAGCGAGGGCGGACCTGTTTCAGACACCCTGCAGGAAGTGGAGGTGCCCATACTCACGCAACAGGAGTGCCGGGACAGCAACTACGGCGACAAAATCACCGACAACATGATCTGTGCTGGGTTGGTGGATCAGGGCGGCAAGGACTCCTGCCAGGGCGACAGCGGTGGACCCATGCATGTCCTGGGCGCCGGACAAGCCTATCAACTGGCGGGCGTTGTGTCCTGGGGCGAGGGCTGTGTCAAGCCCAATTCCCCCGGCGTTTATACTCGTGTGAGCAACTTCAACGAATGGATCGAGAAAAATACCCGCGATGCCTGCGCCTGTTCCCAGGCTGAAGAGCCGGCCGAACCAGTCTCCTCCACCAGTACCAGCGAGCAGCCTGTGGCAGAATCGGAGAGCACCTCAGCGGGAGGACAGGTCACTGAAGGTCCTGAAGTTGAGGAAGCTAATAAATTGATCTAA